Genomic DNA from Gilliamella sp. ESL0441:
ATTTTTAATGGTTTAGCTTCACCTTCAAGCGTAAAACAATTAGGAAATAGTTGAGCTAAATAAGCTATAATTTCTTTATTATTTGTCAATTGAAACTGTTTTTCCATTAGTTTTTCCGTAGCATTAAAATTTTAAATTATGAAAGGGAAATATTGGGTTTTTATTTTGTGCTAATAGTTTTGAGTATTTTTCAAATTTCTGATTACTAGCTTCTGGCTGTTGCTTAACATACCGTATTTTTTTCTGATTAACCTCATCTTTTCTGCTTTCAATCCTATTGGGCTTAAACCGTTTAAAAAGGATTATGAAACTTTTTAAATTCCACCTTTTTATAATATCGATATTTAAGATAATTCGTGATTTAACTTTACTCATTATTTCATAGACTTTCAAACGATAAACAATATCGCGTAAAATATCAATCTTTAACGGTTTTGTTATCGTTTGAAAAGTGAAACAAATAGGAAACTGCTGAACTAAATAAGCAATAATCTCTTGACTATCTGTTAGTTGAAATTGTTTTACCATTTGTTATTCCGTTGCAACAAGTTTCCTAATCTTAAGGCGCTAAAGTATATATCAGCTTATGCAATAACACCTAATCATCTTTTTTATTATGTTTTTTGATGAAAGACATAAAATCTTTGATACCATTTCGCATTAACCATGAGGCAACAATGGATTTTTCTTCTGCGGTTAACTGGTCAAAAGCTGTCATCCAAAGTTGAAAAGGTTCGATTGGAGGTATTACATAACTCGCACTCTCTTCTTCAATATATAATGCTTTTTTGACATCAAAAGGTAAACTGCCAATATGGTATTCAAGCGCTTTAC
This window encodes:
- a CDS encoding DNA-binding protein, with protein sequence MKEWFSSKELSNIAGMPSTIQGINRKARAEKWTSRKRTGVRGKALEYHIGSLPFDVKKALYIEEESASYVIPPIEPFQLWMTAFDQLTAEEKSIVASWLMRNGIKDFMSFIKKHNKKDD
- a CDS encoding ProQ/FINO family protein, with the translated sequence MVKQFQLTDSQEIIAYLVQQFPICFTFQTITKPLKIDILRDIVYRLKVYEIMSKVKSRIILNIDIIKRWNLKSFIILFKRFKPNRIESRKDEVNQKKIRYVKQQPEASNQKFEKYSKLLAQNKNPIFPFHNLKF